Genomic DNA from Salinibacter pepae:
ACGAGCGCCGCACGCCCTCGCCGGAGGCCGGCCTGCCCCCCCCTACCGGCTCCATCTTTGAGGTGCTGGATGCGTACCTGGACCGGTACGAGGAGGTCGAACTGCCGGACCTGCCCCGGCTGAGGGGCGGGGCCGTGGGCTACCTCGGATACGACGCCGTGCGTCTCGTGGAGGACCTCCCGGACGCGCCCCCGGACGACCTCGGCCTCCCCGACGCGGTGTGGTGCTTCTACGACACCGTCGCCGCCTTCGACCACGTCCGCCACCAGCTCGTGCTGATGGCGAACGTGTTCGTCGACGAGGAGACGGACCTGCGCGCCGCGTTCGAACACGCCCAGGCCCGCCTCGCCGACCTGGAGGCGGACCTTAAGCGCCCCTCCGATCCCCCAGCCCCCGTCGAGTGGACGCAGGCGGAGCTCACGTCTAACATCGAGCAGCCTGCCTTCGAGGACGCCGTCCGGACGGCCAAGGATCACATCCAGAAGGGCGACATCTTTCAGGTCGTCCTGTCGCAGCGCTTTGCGACCGCCTTCGAGGGGGACCGCTTCAACCTGTACCGCGCCCTGCGACAGGTCAATCCCTCGCCCTACCTCTTTTACCTCGACCTCGACGACCTCGCGCTCGTGGGCTCGTCGCCGGAGGTGCTGGTGCGGGCCGAGGACGGCACGGCCGAGGTGCTGCCGATCGCCGGCACGCGGCCGCGGGGCGAGGACGAGGAGGAAGACGAGGCCCTCGCCGAGGAGCTGCTCGACGACACCAAGGAGCGCGCCGAGCACCTGATGCTCGTCGACCTGGGCCGCAACGACCTGGGCCGCGTCTGCCAGTACGCCACCGTGGAGGTGGACCGGTACGCCTACGTCGAACGGTACTCCCACGTCATGCACATCGTGTCGTCGGTCAAGGGCGCGCTCGCCCCCGATCAGAGCTCCATGGACGCCCTGGCGGCCTGCTTCCCGGCCGGGACGGTCAGTGGCGCGCCCAAGGTGCGGGCGATGGAGATCATCGACGACCTGGAGCCCTCCCGGCGCGGGGTCTACGCCGGGGCCGTCGGCTATGTCGACTTCTCCGGAACCCTCGATACCTGCATCACCATCCGCACCATGGTCGTGGCCGACGAGACGGCGTACGTGCAGGCCGGGGCGGGCATCGTCGCGGACAGCGACCCTGCCCGCGAGTACGAGGAAACCCGGGACAAGGCCGCCGCCCTCCGGCAGGCCCTTCGGGTGGCCTCGGAGGGGCTGCTGTAACCGCTTGGCCACGCCCCGCCGGTCGCCCCTCGCACCGCCCCGCCCGCAAACTTCCCCCCCGGACGACGGTACCAACCACGCTCTGTCTTCCAATCCCTCTTCCCGGTTATGCCGAACCCAATCAAAGAGGCCCTTCTCAACCGCGGCTGGGCCGGCCAGACGCTCAGCCGGTCCGAGACGGTCGACCGCATCGACCCACTCATCCGGCAGCACATTGAGCTGAACCACCACTACGGCGCCGCCATCCGCCACTGCGACGACGAGCGTGTCGTGGACGTGCTGGAGCGCCTCCAGAAGACCGCCCGCACCGACGTGGGCAAACTGTCCGAGACCGTCCTGAGCTGCGGCGGCACGCCGTACAACGGCACGGACCTCTCCCCCGAGGACTTTACGCTGAAGGGGTCGCTGAGCAAGCTCTTCGAGGAGCTCCACGACCTCGAGACGGCGTTCAACGACGCCCTCGGGGCGGAGCTCGACCTCGAACACCAGATGCGGACCCGCGGGGTGCTCCAGGCAATCCGGAGCAACAGCCAGGACCGCCTCGACGCCCTCGACGCCCTCCAACGACGCATCGGCAACGCGGCGTAGCACGCCCCCGACGCCTTGTCCCTCCACGCCCTCACGCCCCCTGCCCCGATGGAAGCCCCCGACTCTGCCTCGCCCCCGGACACCGAACGCCCCGCCGACCCGGTCGTGGTCTCCGGCATCCAGCCGTCCGGCCGCCTGCACCTGGGCAACTACTTTGGGGCCCTTCGCCAACACATTGCTCTGCACCGGCAGCACGACGCCTACTACTTCATCGTGAACTACCACGCGATGACGACGGTGCAGGACGCGGAGCGGCTCCGCGAGCACACCTTCAACGTGGCGCTGGACTACCTCGCCCTCGGCTTCGACCCCAACGAGGCGGCCCTCTTCGTGCAGAGCGACGTGCCGGAGGTCACCGAGCTCATGTGGATCTTCTTCAACCTCCTCCCCACGAGCGCCCTCGAGAAAGGAGTGGCCTATAAGGACAAGGTGGAGGCCGGCCTTACGCCGAACGCGGGCCTCTTCAACTACCCGGTGCTGCAGGCCGCCGACATCCTCGCGTACGGCGGCTCGCTGGTGCCCGTCGGGGCGGACCAGAAGCAGAACCTGGAGATCGCCCGCGACCTGGCCCGTCGCTTTAACAACCGGTTCTGCCCGGAGGACGAGCCGCTCCTCCCCGTCCCTGAGCCCCAGATTCTCGACGACGTGGCCGTGGTCCCCGGCACAGACGGGCGCAAGATGTCGAAGAGCTACGACAACACCATCGGCATTTTCGACGAGGGCGATGCGCTGGAGGAGAAGGTGATGAACATCGTGACCGACTCCACCCCCCTCGACGCCCCGAAGGACCCCGCGTCCTGCAACGTCTTCGCCCTGATCACCCTGTTTGCCG
This window encodes:
- the trpE gene encoding anthranilate synthase component I is translated as MTYDDFRTRVDTARASGLSRLVVPVHARRSADLLTPVSAYLALREDSPFSFLFESVEGGEKLARYSFLGRDPYRILTGQAFGATVEVDERRTPSPEAGLPPPTGSIFEVLDAYLDRYEEVELPDLPRLRGGAVGYLGYDAVRLVEDLPDAPPDDLGLPDAVWCFYDTVAAFDHVRHQLVLMANVFVDEETDLRAAFEHAQARLADLEADLKRPSDPPAPVEWTQAELTSNIEQPAFEDAVRTAKDHIQKGDIFQVVLSQRFATAFEGDRFNLYRALRQVNPSPYLFYLDLDDLALVGSSPEVLVRAEDGTAEVLPIAGTRPRGEDEEEDEALAEELLDDTKERAEHLMLVDLGRNDLGRVCQYATVEVDRYAYVERYSHVMHIVSSVKGALAPDQSSMDALAACFPAGTVSGAPKVRAMEIIDDLEPSRRGVYAGAVGYVDFSGTLDTCITIRTMVVADETAYVQAGAGIVADSDPAREYEETRDKAAALRQALRVASEGLL
- the trpS gene encoding tryptophan--tRNA ligase, with protein sequence MEAPDSASPPDTERPADPVVVSGIQPSGRLHLGNYFGALRQHIALHRQHDAYYFIVNYHAMTTVQDAERLREHTFNVALDYLALGFDPNEAALFVQSDVPEVTELMWIFFNLLPTSALEKGVAYKDKVEAGLTPNAGLFNYPVLQAADILAYGGSLVPVGADQKQNLEIARDLARRFNNRFCPEDEPLLPVPEPQILDDVAVVPGTDGRKMSKSYDNTIGIFDEGDALEEKVMNIVTDSTPLDAPKDPASCNVFALITLFADAETQQEIADKYRAGGYGYGHAKQALKELIEEHFADARARRNDLEQRPDYVRDVLRQGATEARAQAEPLLEKVRDRVGLVRTH